One genomic window of Desulfuromonas sp. AOP6 includes the following:
- the nuoH gene encoding NADH-quinone oxidoreductase subunit NuoH, protein MMDMLLTLALILVKLLLIFGVVLTLAAYLVLAERKILGRLQLRHGPNRVGPFGLLQPLADVIKLLTKEDTIPAGADRPIFLLAPGLTAITALLAFAVVPFSPPITLFGRTVPMVVCDLNIGVLYFLGLSSLAVYGVALGGWASNSKYALLGSIRGLAQLISYELSMGLAIVPVVLATRSFSLTDIVMAQANIPFALVHPLAFLIFFISMLAESKRVPFDLPEAEAELVAGFHTEYSGMRFGLFFVGEYINLIILSAMITVLFLGGWHGPLLPPLVWFVGKVLFICFIFIWIRGSLPRLRYDQLMHFGWKVLVPLALLNVLVTGAVLLWLGV, encoded by the coding sequence ATGATGGATATGCTGCTGACTCTCGCCCTGATTCTGGTCAAGCTCCTCCTCATCTTTGGCGTCGTTCTGACCCTGGCTGCCTATCTGGTGCTGGCCGAGCGCAAGATCCTCGGACGCCTGCAATTGCGTCACGGCCCCAATCGCGTCGGCCCCTTCGGCCTGTTACAGCCGCTGGCCGACGTCATCAAGCTGCTTACGAAGGAGGACACGATTCCGGCCGGCGCCGACCGGCCCATCTTTCTGCTGGCGCCCGGCCTCACAGCCATCACGGCCCTGCTCGCCTTTGCCGTGGTCCCTTTTTCGCCCCCCATCACCCTTTTCGGCCGTACCGTTCCTATGGTCGTGTGCGATCTGAACATCGGGGTGCTCTACTTTCTCGGCCTATCGTCCCTGGCCGTCTACGGTGTGGCCTTGGGCGGCTGGGCCTCCAATTCCAAATACGCCCTGCTCGGCTCCATTCGCGGCCTGGCCCAGCTCATTTCCTACGAACTGTCCATGGGACTGGCCATCGTGCCGGTGGTGCTGGCCACGCGCTCCTTCTCCCTCACCGATATCGTCATGGCCCAGGCGAACATTCCCTTCGCCCTGGTGCACCCTTTGGCCTTTCTGATATTCTTTATCAGCATGCTGGCGGAATCGAAGCGGGTTCCCTTCGACCTGCCCGAGGCGGAAGCCGAGCTGGTGGCCGGATTTCACACGGAATATTCGGGTATGCGTTTCGGCCTCTTTTTTGTCGGCGAATACATCAACCTCATCATTCTCAGCGCGATGATCACCGTCCTCTTTCTCGGCGGCTGGCATGGCCCTCTGCTGCCGCCGCTGGTTTGGTTCGTCGGAAAAGTTCTGTTCATCTGCTTTATCTTTATTTGGATCAGGGGCTCGTTGCCACGGCTGCGCTACGACCAGCTCATGCACTTCGGCTGGAAGGTGCTGGTGCCCCTGGCCCTGCTGAACGTCCTCGTTACCGGAGCGGTACTGCTCTGGCTGGGAGTCTGA
- the nuoI gene encoding NADH-quinone oxidoreductase subunit NuoI, with protein sequence MSLWRDIQGTLQPFWVTLRNMMRKPVTRQYPEEKTVPSFRYRGRLVLTRDPQGEERCVACHMCSAACPVDCISMQAAEAEDGRRYAAWFRINFARCIFCGLCTEACPTLAIQMTTDYEFAKRDPLHFVYEKDDLLIHDGGKDLHYDFYRHAGIGVANPRGKNADEYGPVDPRSLLP encoded by the coding sequence ATGTCCCTCTGGCGCGACATCCAGGGTACGCTGCAGCCTTTCTGGGTCACCCTGCGCAATATGATGCGAAAACCGGTAACCCGGCAGTACCCGGAAGAAAAAACCGTTCCGTCTTTCCGCTACCGGGGCCGCCTGGTCCTGACGCGCGATCCCCAGGGTGAGGAGCGCTGCGTCGCCTGCCATATGTGCAGCGCCGCCTGCCCCGTCGACTGCATTTCGATGCAGGCGGCCGAAGCCGAAGATGGCCGCCGCTACGCCGCCTGGTTCCGCATCAACTTCGCCCGCTGCATCTTCTGCGGCCTCTGCACCGAGGCCTGTCCGACCCTGGCCATCCAGATGACGACGGATTACGAGTTCGCCAAGAGAGATCCGCTGCACTTCGTCTATGAGAAAGACGACCTGCTCATCCACGACGGCGGCAAGGATCTCCACTATGATTTTTATCGTCATGCCGGCATCGGCGTGGCCAACCCCCGGGGAAAGAACGCGGACGAATATGGTCCCGTCGACCCCCGCAGCCTGCTGCCCTGA
- a CDS encoding NADH-quinone oxidoreductase subunit J, producing MATALFYILALTALAATGMCITRRNPVHAVLYLVNAFFALALLFYLLGAPLVAAWEVIIYTGAIMVLFLFIIMMLELAPDQPVQGAGWRRWGPVVLLSGVLLSCTLLLLGLDSSGADGLPHFYASPRTFGYALFKEYPLAVEIVSFQLLFAAVGAYYVGRVDSRKQRPETEREDA from the coding sequence ATGGCGACCGCCCTCTTCTACATTTTGGCCCTCACCGCCCTGGCCGCCACGGGCATGTGCATCACCCGGCGCAATCCCGTGCATGCGGTCCTCTACCTGGTCAACGCCTTTTTCGCCCTGGCCCTGCTCTTTTATCTGCTCGGCGCCCCCCTGGTGGCCGCCTGGGAGGTCATCATCTACACCGGGGCGATCATGGTCCTTTTTCTTTTCATCATCATGATGCTCGAACTGGCCCCGGACCAACCCGTGCAGGGGGCAGGCTGGCGTCGCTGGGGACCGGTCGTGCTGCTGTCCGGCGTGCTGCTGAGCTGCACCCTTCTTTTGCTTGGCCTCGACAGCAGCGGTGCCGACGGGTTGCCCCATTTCTATGCTTCACCGCGCACCTTCGGCTACGCCCTGTTCAAGGAATACCCTCTGGCCGTGGAAATCGTCTCTTTCCAGCTGTTGTTCGCGGCGGTGGGCGCCTACTACGTGGGACGCGTCGACAGCAGGAAACAACGTCCCGAAACGGAAAGGGAGGACGCATGA
- the nuoK gene encoding NADH-quinone oxidoreductase subunit NuoK codes for MIVPLSHVLGFAAALFLMGLACTLARRNLIMILIGIEIMLNAAGLAFIGAAAFWRQVDGQIFVIFLMAMTSAEVAISLAMVVYLRRQKTSLEADAYDGMKG; via the coding sequence ATGATCGTGCCTCTCTCGCATGTGCTCGGCTTTGCCGCCGCCCTCTTTCTCATGGGACTCGCCTGCACCCTGGCGCGGCGCAATCTGATCATGATCCTCATCGGCATCGAGATCATGCTCAACGCCGCCGGTCTGGCCTTTATCGGCGCCGCCGCCTTCTGGCGCCAGGTCGACGGCCAGATTTTTGTCATTTTTCTGATGGCCATGACTTCAGCCGAAGTCGCCATTTCCCTGGCTATGGTCGTCTACCTGCGTCGGCAGAAGACCAGCCTCGAGGCCGACGCTTATGACGGGATGAAGGGATGA
- the nuoL gene encoding NADH-quinone oxidoreductase subunit L: protein MTHSTLLLIPLAPLIGGILNVLFGMRLPRRLSEFLAVAGVAASALLTLAAWPLAGGEGTHFTLFTWLQSGTLQIPFELLFDPLSAPMALMVTSVSTLIHLYAIGYMQGEEDYARFFALLNLFVFAMLLIVLADNLLVLFLGWEGVGFCSYALIGFWYRQEKNANAGRKAFLVTRVGDVFLGIAILWLFDLFGTLSISAINSQAAGLAAGVLTPLVILLLLGACGKSAQLPLMTWLPDAMAGPTPVSALIHAATMVTAGVYLLCRLFPLVSLSATGMALISAVGALTAFYAATCALAQREIKKVLAYSTMSQVGYMFLGVGSGAVAGAMFHLFTHAFFKALLFMAAGCVIHLCAQENDIFRMGGLARKSPLVFILFLAGALSLAGAPLSSGFFSKDSLLAADYALHTPFYTGLLVLAVLTALLTAVYTFRLLYLVFAGTPRFSGEPHHLPRLMTWPLIPLAIVAVGGGLINLPEFYGGHAWLSHFLGSLAGAPVHISHTEEGFIAALAAILFVLGWLLSRRRYQGDLPEETGPVWRFLLSGWQADTLIRKVLLHPFASLARFFWQGTDRSLIDGILHSLARGCQLGGDRLRALTSGRLSHYLAAVAWGLLLFMLFFLVQVAQS, encoded by the coding sequence ATGACCCACTCAACGCTGCTGCTCATACCCCTCGCTCCACTTATAGGGGGGATCCTCAACGTCCTTTTCGGCATGCGTCTGCCGCGCCGTCTGAGCGAATTTCTGGCCGTGGCCGGGGTAGCCGCAAGCGCGCTGCTGACCCTGGCCGCCTGGCCCCTGGCCGGCGGTGAAGGTACCCACTTCACACTTTTCACCTGGCTGCAGAGCGGTACCCTGCAGATTCCCTTTGAGCTCCTTTTCGACCCGCTCTCTGCCCCCATGGCGCTCATGGTCACCTCAGTTTCCACCCTCATCCACCTTTACGCCATCGGCTACATGCAGGGTGAAGAAGACTATGCCCGCTTTTTCGCCCTCCTCAACCTGTTCGTCTTCGCCATGCTCCTCATCGTGCTGGCCGATAATCTGCTGGTGCTCTTTCTGGGCTGGGAAGGGGTAGGCTTCTGTTCCTATGCTCTCATCGGCTTCTGGTATCGGCAGGAGAAAAACGCCAACGCCGGACGCAAGGCGTTTCTCGTCACCCGCGTCGGCGATGTTTTTCTCGGCATCGCCATCCTCTGGCTGTTCGACCTCTTCGGTACTCTCTCCATCAGCGCCATCAACAGCCAGGCCGCCGGGCTCGCTGCCGGCGTGCTGACCCCCTTGGTCATCCTGCTTCTACTGGGGGCCTGCGGCAAGTCGGCCCAGCTGCCCCTCATGACCTGGCTCCCCGACGCCATGGCCGGACCCACTCCCGTATCGGCCCTCATTCATGCCGCCACCATGGTCACCGCCGGCGTCTACCTGCTCTGCCGCCTCTTTCCCCTCGTCAGCCTGTCAGCCACCGGCATGGCCCTGATCAGCGCCGTCGGCGCCTTGACCGCCTTTTACGCCGCCACCTGCGCTTTGGCCCAACGAGAGATCAAAAAAGTACTGGCCTACTCCACCATGAGTCAGGTCGGCTACATGTTCCTCGGTGTCGGCTCCGGTGCCGTCGCCGGCGCCATGTTTCATCTCTTCACCCACGCTTTTTTCAAAGCCCTGCTGTTCATGGCGGCGGGCTGTGTTATTCACCTGTGCGCCCAGGAGAACGACATCTTCCGCATGGGTGGGCTGGCCAGAAAAAGCCCGCTTGTTTTCATTCTCTTTCTGGCAGGGGCACTGAGCCTGGCCGGCGCGCCTTTGAGCAGCGGCTTCTTTTCCAAGGACAGCCTCCTCGCCGCCGACTACGCCCTGCACACCCCTTTTTACACTGGACTGCTTGTCCTGGCTGTGCTGACGGCCCTGCTGACAGCCGTCTACACCTTTCGCCTGCTTTACCTCGTTTTCGCCGGAACGCCACGTTTTTCTGGTGAGCCGCACCACCTGCCACGGCTGATGACCTGGCCTTTGATTCCTCTTGCCATCGTCGCCGTCGGCGGCGGCCTGATCAACCTGCCCGAGTTCTACGGTGGCCATGCCTGGCTTTCTCACTTTCTAGGCTCTCTGGCCGGCGCCCCTGTTCACATCAGTCACACGGAGGAAGGATTCATCGCCGCTCTCGCCGCTATCCTCTTCGTGCTCGGCTGGCTGCTGAGCCGCCGGCGCTATCAGGGAGACCTCCCCGAGGAGACCGGCCCGGTCTGGCGGTTTTTATTGTCCGGCTGGCAGGCGGATACGCTCATTCGCAAGGTTTTGCTGCACCCCTTCGCCTCTCTCGCGCGTTTTTTCTGGCAGGGGACGGATAGATCCCTTATCGATGGCATCCTTCACAGTCTCGCCCGGGGCTGTCAGCTTGGCGGGGACCGACTGAGAGCCTTGACCAGTGGTCGGCTTTCCCACTACCTCGCTGCTGTCGCCTGGGGATTATTACTGTTCATGCTCTTTTTTCTGGTGCAGGTAGCCCAGAGCTAG
- a CDS encoding NADH-quinone oxidoreductase subunit M: METSLPLLSLLVWLPLLGALTCLLLRPYTGAGRWTALAVTTAVFSLNLWAFLESRGLDGWLWQEDHAWIPRYGIRYTLGMDGLSLTLTLLTAFLLVIAVLISWRLDVHTHFFFSLLLLIESGIMGVFLALDLVLFYLFWEVMLIPMFFLIGVWGHENRLYAAVKFFLFTLAGSLLMLLAMITLYLVHGDQSGHYTFALASLVDTQLPPALSWWLFGAFFAAFAVKVPLFPLHTWLPDAHTEAPTAGSVILAGVLLKTGVYGLLRYGFPLFPEPARASLPVLGVLSLIAIFYAAWIAYTQSDAKRLIAYSSVAHMGFVILGIAAWNTTALEGSLLQMVNHGITTGALFALIGMIDARAHTREISELGGLWAKAPVLGAFFLFFALASLGLPGLNNFTGEILILIGTFAVHPLWASLGLVGVLFAAIYMLRLVQGVLWGQSHSTQDWGDISWRETLILAPLALLVLWLGLYPHPFLEPLREPVQRLLLESSLRGLGGLP, from the coding sequence ATGGAGACCTCGTTGCCTTTACTTTCCCTGCTAGTGTGGCTGCCTTTGCTGGGAGCCCTGACCTGCCTGCTGCTGCGTCCTTATACCGGGGCCGGTCGCTGGACAGCCCTGGCTGTGACCACCGCCGTTTTCTCCCTGAACCTCTGGGCTTTCCTGGAAAGCCGCGGCCTCGACGGTTGGCTCTGGCAGGAAGACCATGCCTGGATCCCCCGCTACGGCATTCGCTACACGCTCGGTATGGACGGTCTTTCCCTGACCCTGACCCTGCTGACCGCCTTTTTGCTGGTCATCGCCGTCCTTATTTCCTGGCGCCTCGACGTCCACACGCATTTCTTCTTCTCACTGCTGCTCTTGATCGAGAGCGGCATCATGGGCGTTTTTCTCGCTCTTGATCTGGTTCTCTTCTATCTCTTCTGGGAGGTCATGCTCATCCCCATGTTCTTCCTTATTGGCGTCTGGGGGCATGAGAACCGCCTCTACGCCGCCGTCAAATTCTTTCTCTTTACCCTGGCCGGCAGCCTGCTTATGCTGCTGGCCATGATCACGCTCTACCTTGTGCATGGAGACCAGAGCGGGCATTACACCTTTGCGCTGGCATCCCTGGTGGACACCCAACTGCCACCGGCCCTTTCCTGGTGGCTCTTTGGCGCCTTTTTTGCCGCCTTTGCCGTCAAGGTGCCCCTCTTCCCCCTGCACACCTGGCTGCCCGACGCCCACACCGAAGCCCCGACGGCCGGCTCGGTCATCCTGGCCGGGGTGCTGCTCAAAACAGGGGTCTACGGGCTGCTACGCTATGGCTTTCCCCTCTTTCCCGAACCGGCCAGGGCAAGCCTGCCCGTGCTGGGCGTATTGAGCCTGATCGCCATTTTTTATGCCGCCTGGATCGCCTACACCCAGAGCGACGCCAAACGGCTGATCGCCTACTCCTCGGTAGCGCACATGGGTTTCGTGATACTTGGGATAGCGGCCTGGAACACGACGGCTCTGGAGGGGAGCCTGCTGCAGATGGTCAATCACGGCATCACCACCGGAGCGCTCTTTGCTCTTATCGGAATGATCGACGCACGCGCCCACACCCGCGAAATCTCAGAGCTGGGAGGGCTGTGGGCAAAGGCTCCTGTTCTCGGTGCCTTTTTCCTCTTCTTTGCCCTGGCCTCCCTCGGGCTGCCCGGCCTGAACAACTTTACCGGTGAAATTCTGATCCTGATCGGCACTTTTGCTGTCCATCCCCTCTGGGCCTCTCTGGGGCTGGTGGGCGTGCTCTTTGCCGCCATCTACATGCTCAGGCTCGTGCAGGGCGTACTCTGGGGACAATCTCACAGTACCCAGGACTGGGGGGATATTTCCTGGCGGGAGACGCTCATCCTGGCGCCTCTTGCCCTGCTCGTCCTCTGGCTTGGTCTTTACCCACACCCTTTTCTTGAACCCCTGCGGGAACCCGTACAGCGTCTTTTACTGGAATCCTCGTTGAGAGGTCTGGGAGGACTGCCATGA
- a CDS encoding NADH-quinone oxidoreductase subunit N, with protein MTLLELHALLPVLLLAAGAVALLLAGAWQAHYVTAMTYGVLIALGAAAIALFYEPATASTALGLFTMDSYSRFFAVLWSLLAALTLLMSFRYGQRHYFLGGEYAALILFAAAGMILLSSASSFFGLFLGLETFTLVFYILIAFHKGSPLGAEAGLKYLIMGGVATGLLAMGIALIYAATGTFHFDSASLIPVGDQALRPLLLAGWALLLGGLGFKTSLVPFHLWTPDVYEGAPSPVTALLATGSKGAVFAALVLLFAGSDLTGSPLGSLLWLLSALSMAVGTLCALRQHNLKRMLAYSSVVHMGYLLLALLPAGSNGSGAILFYLVAYSGATLGAFAVLTVFSTGESEAASYDHFRGVGYRQPLAALVLLICMLSLAGIPPTAGFMGKFSIFYAAIEGGYTGLALIGILSSLISLAYYLRPVMVMYMAGTEDGMTVTETSCSAAEKSVLILCLLVTLLLGVYPGPLFDTIALILP; from the coding sequence ATGACCCTGCTGGAACTGCACGCCCTCCTCCCCGTTCTGCTGCTGGCGGCCGGCGCCGTTGCCCTGTTGCTGGCCGGAGCCTGGCAAGCTCACTATGTCACCGCCATGACGTACGGCGTCCTCATCGCTCTCGGAGCAGCCGCCATCGCGCTATTTTATGAACCGGCCACCGCGTCCACGGCCTTGGGCCTCTTCACCATGGACAGCTACAGCCGGTTTTTCGCGGTCCTCTGGTCTTTGCTGGCCGCCCTCACCCTCCTCATGTCCTTTCGCTACGGGCAAAGGCACTATTTTTTGGGTGGTGAATATGCCGCCCTGATTCTCTTTGCCGCCGCCGGCATGATTCTACTGTCCAGCGCCTCCTCCTTCTTCGGCCTTTTTCTCGGCCTGGAGACCTTCACTCTCGTCTTTTACATCCTCATCGCCTTCCACAAAGGTTCGCCTTTGGGGGCAGAGGCCGGCCTCAAATACCTGATCATGGGAGGAGTGGCCACCGGCCTGCTCGCCATGGGGATCGCCCTGATCTATGCCGCCACGGGCACCTTTCATTTCGACTCAGCTTCCTTGATACCTGTCGGCGATCAGGCCCTGCGTCCCCTGCTCCTCGCCGGTTGGGCCCTGCTGCTGGGCGGACTCGGCTTCAAAACGTCCCTGGTCCCCTTTCACCTCTGGACGCCTGACGTCTACGAGGGAGCCCCATCGCCGGTAACCGCCTTGCTGGCTACGGGATCCAAGGGAGCCGTCTTCGCCGCCCTGGTTCTGCTCTTTGCCGGCAGCGATTTGACCGGATCCCCTTTGGGCAGCCTCCTATGGCTGCTGTCCGCCCTCTCCATGGCAGTCGGTACCCTCTGCGCCCTGCGGCAGCACAACCTCAAGCGCATGCTCGCTTATTCCTCGGTCGTTCACATGGGCTATCTGCTGCTGGCCCTCCTCCCCGCCGGGAGCAACGGCTCGGGGGCCATTCTTTTCTATCTGGTCGCCTACAGCGGTGCCACTCTCGGGGCTTTTGCCGTGCTTACCGTGTTCTCAACCGGCGAATCCGAGGCGGCATCCTATGATCATTTCCGTGGGGTCGGGTATCGACAGCCGCTGGCAGCCCTGGTGCTGCTGATCTGTATGCTCTCCCTGGCTGGTATCCCCCCGACGGCGGGCTTCATGGGCAAGTTTTCCATTTTTTACGCCGCCATTGAAGGAGGGTATACAGGTCTGGCCCTCATTGGTATACTCAGCTCCCTGATCTCCCTTGCTTATTATCTGCGGCCCGTCATGGTCATGTACATGGCGGGCACAGAGGATGGTATGACGGTCACCGAAACATCGTGCTCGGCCGCTGAAAAATCGGTCCTGATCCTCTGTTTGCTGGTTACATTGCTGCTGGGTGTCTATCCTGGCCCTCTTTTCGATACGATCGCCCTTATTCTGCCGTGA
- a CDS encoding CoA-binding protein: MENRIAQFLKADTFAVAGASTNRDKYGNKVLRCYLQNGRKAIPINPRATEIEGIPCVSSVAELPAEAKSLSIITPPKITEQVVTAAIAKGIENIWMQPGAESPAAIALCEEKGINVIADGSCLLVVLGFRDV; the protein is encoded by the coding sequence ATGGAAAACCGCATCGCACAATTTCTCAAGGCTGATACCTTCGCCGTCGCCGGCGCTTCCACAAATCGGGACAAATATGGCAACAAGGTGCTGCGCTGCTACCTGCAGAACGGCAGAAAGGCCATCCCCATCAACCCCAGAGCGACTGAAATCGAAGGAATCCCCTGCGTGTCCTCTGTGGCAGAGCTTCCCGCCGAGGCGAAGAGCCTTTCCATCATCACCCCGCCGAAAATAACCGAACAGGTGGTCACCGCCGCCATCGCCAAAGGCATCGAGAACATCTGGATGCAGCCCGGCGCCGAGAGCCCTGCCGCCATCGCCCTTTGCGAAGAAAAGGGCATCAATGTCATTGCCGATGGCAGCTGCCTGCTCGTTGTCCTTGGTTTTCGCGATGTTTGA
- a CDS encoding FAD:protein FMN transferase: protein MKRSSFFTLASFLILIGLAALTLRPSEPSPPVSQFTGLTMGTTFTVTLAGDIDATTLDAIKQEAFAVLEDINQKMSTYLPSSEVSRFSDEQTTEWMPVSTATAEVVDLALRIGAETAGAFDITVGPLVDLWGFGPVSRPDLVPAPSDIDRLLAITGYEKVECRLAPPMLRKVDPRLRIDLSAIAKGYAADRVAARLLSRGLHDFIVEVGGEVVVRGAKGPQTPWRIGIESPLSDRREIGDVLSLRDMAMATSGDYRNYFEDNGRRYSHTIDPRTGYPIDHALAAVTILDPSCARADALATAFMVLGPDQAFSLAEKANIAALLIVKTPSGFVEKRSKAFQAKAPQSL from the coding sequence ATGAAAAGGTCCTCTTTTTTCACTCTGGCCAGCTTTTTGATTCTCATCGGCTTGGCCGCGCTGACCCTACGCCCGTCGGAACCTTCGCCACCGGTCAGCCAATTTACCGGCCTGACCATGGGGACTACCTTCACCGTCACCCTGGCCGGTGACATCGACGCAACCACACTCGATGCCATCAAGCAGGAAGCCTTTGCCGTACTGGAGGACATCAATCAAAAGATGTCTACCTATCTCCCTTCCTCCGAGGTAAGCCGTTTCAGCGACGAACAGACCACGGAGTGGATGCCTGTATCCACCGCGACGGCAGAGGTCGTTGACCTGGCTCTCCGCATCGGAGCCGAGACCGCCGGCGCCTTTGACATCACGGTTGGCCCCCTGGTAGATCTCTGGGGATTTGGTCCCGTCTCCCGGCCTGACCTGGTGCCCGCCCCATCGGACATCGACCGTCTGCTGGCAATCACAGGCTACGAGAAGGTGGAATGCCGGCTGGCGCCACCGATGCTCCGCAAAGTCGATCCCAGGCTGCGTATCGACCTCTCCGCCATTGCCAAAGGCTATGCCGCCGATCGCGTCGCCGCCCGGCTTCTCTCGCGCGGCCTGCATGATTTCATTGTCGAAGTCGGTGGGGAAGTCGTGGTCAGGGGTGCCAAAGGGCCGCAGACTCCCTGGCGCATCGGCATAGAATCACCCTTGTCCGACCGGCGAGAGATTGGCGATGTTCTGAGCCTGCGGGATATGGCCATGGCCACTTCGGGCGACTATCGCAACTACTTTGAAGATAACGGTCGGCGTTATTCGCACACGATCGATCCACGCACAGGATACCCTATCGATCATGCCCTGGCCGCTGTCACCATCCTCGACCCTTCCTGCGCACGGGCCGATGCGCTGGCCACCGCCTTTATGGTGCTCGGACCCGACCAGGCCTTTTCCTTGGCAGAGAAGGCCAACATTGCCGCCTTACTCATTGTCAAAACCCCAAGCGGCTTTGTCGAAAAACGCAGCAAGGCCTTTCAGGCGAAAGCACCTCAATCCCTATAA